The DNA region tttttctaATCTTGTTTTTCTCATGTTGCAGGATTCCATGATGCTTCAACTAAGATGATCAATTGGATGAATAAATTCAGGTATAGAAATAAATGTGTGCAGAACATATATAGGATATATGATCCGAAGAGCCATGAATTTTTAGTTCTCCATCAAAACAAATGCTGGACTAatgtctctctctctatattaactaatgaataaaaatcaattgtATCAGAATGGATAGTCATGTATATATAAGCAGATGATATAtacaagataaaattaaataatgtcaGAAGTGAAATTTAGGACAGTAATACATCTATATAgcttttatctaaaaaataatcaatatcgAATTTGTCTCACAATTAAACCATTAAACTTTGAATTAGTATCTTGAGCAGTTTTGTCATGCATCAGTCTGTTTTCGAAAACATTCGttaaaaattcttaattattgAGTAGATTTTTCTAAATGTCTAAAACaggatacattttttttttattctggaAAGGTGCGGCTTCCTCAAGACTGCAACATTACCTGTGACTATTTTCCTATTGACATTGGAGAGAGTTGTAGCTAGTAATTAATTGCCTCTCATATATATACGTTTAACTTAACTTCCTCGACTTAGTTTTTTTCTAATCTTATTTTGCTCAAGTACATGTGTTCCATAATGCTTCAAGAAGAAAAAGTATGTACGAATATTACTATATCTTACTTGacatttaaagagaaaaatgtagATACGTACGTTATAAAGAAATTATAGGTGTTAATAGAGTGTTAATTGAGCGGATTCTGATTTGAAAGTCGAGTTTTATGAATTGGAATTGTTAGTTGCATGGTTGTGAAACATTTACTTGGTATGAGGTTGACACGTTTTCGGATCAGAGAACATATGTCTCGTCGTGTGTATAGGAAGATGGTTTTATCCCGTTGGTGGTGGGTGTCGGTTGTGGAGTTGTTGGTATTTTTTATAAGGGATGATATTTTATTGGCAGTCAAATATATTAGTAACTTCAGATGGCTGGTTCGTGAGTCATAGGCTGATTATGTTACACTCTGATGGGAGATTATCTTTATTTGTGtgtatttttatcataaataaaaaatgataaatattaattaatgtttttttagatattgggtaaaaagaattaaaaaatttattaaaatacacaacattaTATTATTGATGTTTTATTATGCTTTTATATGATCTTtgcaatagtttttttttaatcaattttataacgGAATTAGTTAACAAGACTCCTAAAAAATAACCTCTATACTCAGCAGGTGGATATACTTTGGTGGGTTAGATCAATATTGTAAAACTATCTTGTACTTGGATTGATACTCCTGGTGCCTTTTGAATGAGTTTCTCTTTtgctaaggaaaaaaataacacaagttgGGATGAATTATTGCATATTGCAAGTAGATTATGAAATCACTGAATTTCGGCATCGTTTTCTTCTCCTTTAATATGTAGGTTTTATATATAACCAAGAACCAGAAATCACCAAATCACATGTTCTTCACTGTTTATATAGTTTTTACTGCCATTACTCATCAGGATACATAACTAGTGTGAAGAAAACCAAAATCTCAGCATCTTGCGTTTTTTCCATTGGTAAAAATTACAACATCATATCTATGCTTCAAAACCTGAATTCAAAGTAAAATGATCTCGAAGCGAGGAACAACAATCTGCCTAATATGTTTCGGCTATGAGAATCCATTGAGGCTGAGATTTTTAAAGCTTCCCAAACTTTGGACTATGTATATATGTCCATTCACTTTTATCTGTTATTGGGCTAGGGATTGCAATATACCAAAGTTGCTATGCCACTTCCAAACTTGGgtctctatatataattttgtagtGTTCCAAAATGAATTCAGCTCCAACTAGTGGAATCAATACTGAGTATATAGTTCATCAATTTTGCTTCTCTAGCTAGTTAAGTAAtgagagggcgagccctggtgcagcgataaaattgtgccttggtgacctgttagtcatgggttcgaatccggaaacagcctctttgcatatgcaagggtaaggctgcgtacaatatccctcccccataccttcgcatagcgaagaacctctgggcaatggggtacgctAGTTTAGCTAGTTAAGTAATGAATCTCAACTTCCTGCTTCTTAAAACTTTTGTTTATTAAGCTCACTTACAACTGTCAAAACAGCATCTGACAAACTGTGgattgaaaaggaaaagaaaacataCAAGTGAAAAGAGCCAATGTCGAATTAAGTGAATGATTACAAGTCACAAAAAACTTTAGAGCAAAGGATATGTTTAACTGTTATTAACAACTCCATATTATACCACATTACTTATTTTGGGGCACAATTATACCAAGATTATATTTTACTATTCTCATAATAATATGTATTAACTTTAAAGTTATTAGTAACTTTAACGTTAACTATTATATTACTATAGTGATTATTATGATACTAAGTACTAACCATGCTACTGATGTACAAAAGTAACATGAAAGAATATATCCACATGGCACAAGACCAACCATTAATCCAGAGTCGTCTAGCCTTGAAGGGAGCTACCGTCCCAATCAATCATTCTCTCAAATTTAGATTTGGTGTAGTAGTAGGTTTTCGTCAAGATCAaagtttttacattttttattttatgttttttttaacgaAGAGGGGAAAAGCATATTATAAAATCTAAAGCATATGATGTTGTGCTAGAAACCAATCTATGAGTTTGGTTAATTAGCACAACCACTTTTAAACCAGCACAGTTGACAATCACAAAACGGCTCTAACCTGGCACTGTGGCTACTAATCATTtgcattataaataattttggagGAATGGAATCCAAAGGAAGCAAATCTTGCAAATGAGCTTGATCCAAGTTTAAActtcattgttttgttttattgctTGTGATATCATGGTTTACACACACAAGGAATCTCAGCTTACACGTATCAATGTTTTGTATCCAAATGGATGCACTGTATTGGTTCACCACATTATTACTCTACGCCTCACATGTGATGGTCCCACCACCAGCTGGTCTCTTATATATGAGATTTTTCACTACAAGATTTCTCTAATTCCGGTGATTGAGGGGAAGTATATATACAATATATTTATCCCAACCCCATCatgatttcatttaaaaaataatgcgaGAGAACACTCTTAAGTACAAAAAGGGTAAAAGGGTATgtacaaatttataaattaatcgtTCAGTCTTAAATGATTAAGTgaattaattacaatatatttAGTGAGAATTGCTTGAACGCAAGTAATTGTTGTAATCGGAGTTttagtttgtgtttgttttacaCAAATCATGCATTTCAAAATATGTTGAACAAAATTTTGCGGGATGGAATTTAAGCATTAATGTGAAAGCAAATAAATATCGTAAAAGTTGAAGTTattaatgtgaaaaaaaaaattgtgtatcaCATAGGTTTAACTCAATTGAACCGTGTGTGAATTATTGTATGCGACTCGTATGTATAAATTTATAGTACAAATTATGCGACTTTTCTTTAATTGTAAGGATAAATATACTCTACTAAAATCCTTGGTTTGGTtgcttaaaaaaacatttttggttctgggaaaattattttacatcccAATAAGGTggtataaaacaaaaattcccCTCTCAATAAAGGGAAATTAAGTAGGGAagtcttttagttttttaaattatataatttttcaaatataaaaaaaataacaaataattttatgttaaaaataatgtaatataaaGGTTTAAGTTttctatttgaatttaattttaaataatataataattttaatacatttttttcatttcttccttcaatCGTTTAAATAAGTGAAtagaatattttctatttttttagaggtttttcttatttctattcATTTAAGTGAGTggataaaaaatatctatttccttttgttatatatcattactGTTCATTCAAATTGCATatcatttttattcctttttttatttctatcatttttacttcttttcttttctattccaCTCCTCATTCAAATAAAGTgtagtttatttataaaaaaaaaacacacacacaattttttttctagctTTCTAACAtagtttttatttgaaaaaaaatctttcaaataatttaaagtatttattttcttataatattgttctaaatgaaattttcaaaaaaaaaataacatttccaatattattattatacctaGAGTACCCTTTCAGATGTTCCAAAATTCTAGTTTTGATATCATGTGAACTGTCCTGCTTCATACATTAAAAATCCCAGTTACATAATCAGCCAGATCATAATAAACCTACATTCCACCTCCAAAACCAATGAAATCATGCCATTTTGATTATTTCCTTTGTCCCCTACTAGATAGTGGACACCACCACATCAGTACAAAaaatgaagagagaaaaaaaaaccctaaattGATTATGTTTGTTATAATAAACAGtttaatatttagttttaattataaatttactgaatttttttaaaaccaaaaaatatttttttattataaacaatCTTATTCAATTCACCCATTAATCTACATGCTTGATGATAACTTAGTGATATATTTCGTATTTACAGTTTATTCATAGCCTTTTTCCTTAaacatttttaatctttataattccTTCAATtgctcttttccttttttaatttatcagtaatcacattttttattttgctattttttcttcctattttcCCTTTATTCGATGCTATTATATAAcctcaaataaatgtaaaaaaactatttttccaATTACAAGTGATAAtcaaaatatgtttatatttctttctgGTGGTCTAGACTATatgtatatatcttttttttcaacTACTTATCGTTAGTTATATGTAAAATAGTTCAAATTCAAGATCATTaaactaaaatgatattatatCATGAATTGATTCATTATTCATGTAGTTGATCgactttattaatttgttaaaccTGTTTAAGCTAAACCGCGAGACATATGTCCACACTTATATTTGCTCATACTTCtctatcttatttttatatatatttctatccATCGTTGTCTCCATTACAAAAATTCCTTCGTCCATCGCCACCCAAGCTATTTATTTAGCTCTTCCTAACTCCCCACACGCCACAACCATTCCATCCTCCAATGAACGACGCTACCGCCGCCACCCCCGCCACGGCGCTGTTAGATCGCCGTGGCAAGTACAACCGCAGCGTCTCCCACGTGAACGACGAGTTCCACACGTTCCGCTCGTACCTCCGGTGGATGTGCGTGGACCAGTCCAACAACTTCACCGCCGCACTCTCCTGGTCCCTGTTCCTCCTCCTAGCCCTCGCCGTCCCCGCCGCGTCGCACTTCCTCCTCGCCTGCCCCGACTGCGACGCCCGCCACTCCCGCCCCTACGACGCCGTGGTGCAGCTCTCCCTCACCTCCGTCTCCGCCCTCTCCTTCCTCTGCCTCGCCGGCTTCGTCCGCAAGTACGGACTCCGAAGGTTCCTCTTCTTCGATAAGCTCTGCGATGAGAGCGAGACCGTTAGAACCAACTACATGGCGCAGCTCAATGTATGTCACTCTTCATCCTTATTCcttaattccatttttttttgcttctaatTATATTCCCCATACTTGAAAGTTGCTTTAATGTTTGATGTTCAAATTCCTAATTATGTTATGTTAAGGGATGCTTTCTGtatttgtagtttttttaagCTGTGTTTGGATGAATTTGCATAATGAAGGAATGAGTTCGATTCCAAAGCATCCAGAAACGAAtttcttttaggaaaaaaaaaacgctTTTACTGTACAGTTTTTATTCTAGAGTCTTTGTAAAACGAGTGATATTAAATAGGAAGCTCAATGCATaagctaaaatattttctttatatgtccttttcctaaaaatatttctacaaaAGTTTactaaaatttaccatttttttcGTCTCTGAAATGTTCTTATCACATTATACATGCATCTCTTTTATCTCTGATCTCTAGCTATCGTCGATCAAGAGATTTGATTCATCTATTGTCTTTGCtaccttttataattttaaaaattagtttaaagtAGGAGTTTGTTTTGCATCAAAACTcactaataaataaaacagTACTGGTaagttgtttttgaaaaatgttattttcttttaaaaataaataaaaaaattaaattaattaatatttcttaattttcaaaataaaaaagtcaaaataactttaaactttttttacttttaaatttgattatttaatttatatcctTTATTGGCTCATCTcgtatgtaaaataaataacgTCTCGcatgtaaaattaatataaaaaagaattaatatgtaaatatagtGCTACTCTTATTAGTTGAGTTTTCTACGTACTCTGATCTTTAAATACGAGAGTTTGTTTATCTTTTAAGAGTTAATGATGTATAGTTGTTttataaatgatatttattaattaatttaacatcctaatgatgatttttatttaatcatacgtcattataatgtttgtttttcttttgggttACTCTTGTTGTTTATCTTTGTCCCGACGAAGTCGAGGAAATAGaaacttgtcttttttttttatattattattttgcttttggcTTCTCAGTGGAAATTTGAATTGGTGATCACGTATTCCAGTGTGTGAAACACCTCTTCATTTCCCAGCCACAAGAAAATATTGACGATCAATAATGGAAATTGCTTGTGGAACTTCAACATCAAGACAGCTTGAAAAAGAATATGATTTCCGATTTTAAGCTTTGATTCAAGGAAATAACAGCTTTAAGTCTTAGCTATTATAACCTCATAACCTGAAATCTGAGTTATatatagaaattattatatattattcggAGCTTCAAGAACACAAGACATGTTCTGAAATAGTAATGTTTCAGTTTCTATATATCCatgattaagattaaaatttgGTATTAAATATTGATGATCCCTTTTTGTTGGATAACCTCATCCCATATACCTATTAAAGTACCTAAATCACGTACACTAGAACAATCTATGGTACTGATTCTCAACTAAAAAATAGACGAGAAAAAGCATTCATCAACTTTTGTTCTCTAAGTGCACATTCTTGTCTCTTGAACCATCTTTTTACACTACACTATGATCCCCATATGTATGATAAGAATTTGATCAATCTTTTTGCGGACACAtcacaacatttttttaatatttgcacACCAACAAACAAGGAAAATACTTTATGCACCTCACACATTAATAGCAAGTAACAAAAATCagtataaataagataaaaacagataaaactaaatttaaaaaaaaaaggtaaatataaagtgattttttaattttgtgtgtGGAAATTGGAATGCAGAGGTCAGTGAAGATCCTTTCGGTGTTTGTGGGGCCATGTTTTGTGGCCGAGTGTGCATACAAGATATGGTGGTACGCATCCGGAGCCTCACAGATCCCCTTCTTAGGAAACGTGTACGTGAGCGATGCGGTGGCGTGCATACTGGAACTGTGGTCCTGGCTGTACCGAACCACGGTGATCTTCCTAGTGTGCGTTCTGTTCCGTTTGATCTGCCACCTCCAGATCCTGCGGCTGCGCGACTTCGCGAGATTCTTCCACGTGGACTCCGATGTGGCGTCGGTGATGACGGAGCACCTTAGGATTAGGAGGCACCTGCGAATCATAAGCCACAGGTTCCGCGCGTTCATCCTACTCGCGCTTTTATTGGTCACCGGAAGCCAGCTGGCGTGCTTGCTTGTTACAACTAAACATACGCAAGATATGAATATTTACAAAACCGGTGAACTTGCGGTATGTCCCTCCCTACCcttaccttttctttttataaaaaaaaaaaaatgttttttttactgcttaaaaaaatttattaaatatagaacttatttaatactattaataccATGTTAGTGAATGGTAGGCATGGGAGTTTATTTGTATGTCtaatgtgttttttcttttcttgagtTTCACTTTCATacattttttgtcaaaaaaaattgatgcaatgtaagtgaatttttttatatatattatcaaataataaaaatttatttttactttaaattttaatgactTTTAATCATAtgacaatttattattaattataatgtagAATTCCTTTGCACTATTAGGATATATATTCTAATTCTTTTCGGTTCtattgaatttcataaaaaattcttatattttgatGATTACTTGATTCAATTTATTAGTTGATCAAAAATAAACTAGCATGGCTAATTACATTAGTTAGTTAACAAATTTTCAGGAGTatggttgttttttttttaaagattttaatttaaatacaatgacagtgtatatatatatatcgacaagatttttaattagttgaaaaaagatatttagaatgatttttaattagttgaaagTATTACAAAatgcattaaaattaaattatttttaattgagatatttacaaataattctaaaaaaatgtaaagtgtATACGCTTCAACTTTTAATAAGAGAcgaaaatttatcaaaatactCATCAATACATttattccttcctttttttctatttttttatttcaaaattttaattatgatatattattattgtaattaatgtTATACTCGTAATATCTAATGATatcatttaatgatattattaatgaatacaaatgttaaaatattttatactaatagtGGATgaagttgatattttttattttctttctttaaatcGTTCTACAAACGTACACATGTAC from Glycine soja cultivar W05 chromosome 8, ASM419377v2, whole genome shotgun sequence includes:
- the LOC114424401 gene encoding uncharacterized protein LOC114424401, with amino-acid sequence MNDATAATPATALLDRRGKYNRSVSHVNDEFHTFRSYLRWMCVDQSNNFTAALSWSLFLLLALAVPAASHFLLACPDCDARHSRPYDAVVQLSLTSVSALSFLCLAGFVRKYGLRRFLFFDKLCDESETVRTNYMAQLNRSVKILSVFVGPCFVAECAYKIWWYASGASQIPFLGNVYVSDAVACILELWSWLYRTTVIFLVCVLFRLICHLQILRLRDFARFFHVDSDVASVMTEHLRIRRHLRIISHRFRAFILLALLLVTGSQLACLLVTTKHTQDMNIYKTGELALCSVTLLSALCILLRSATKITHKAQAITGLAAKWHVCATLDSFDGVLTEGETPMAPQSSHETVFPNVGTDGESETDEAGDEEDEIDTTKLIPSYAYSTISYQKRQALVNYFENNRAGITVYGFMLDRSTLHTIFGIEMSLVLWLLGKTIGFS